The following proteins are encoded in a genomic region of Amyelois transitella isolate CPQ chromosome 14, ilAmyTran1.1, whole genome shotgun sequence:
- the LOC106135348 gene encoding glycogen phosphorylase, producing MSVQSDIEKRKQISVRGIVAVENVAEVKKAFNRHVHYTLVKDRNVATPRDYYFALAHTVRDHLVSRWIRTQQYYYEKDPKRVYYLSLEYYMGRSLQNTMINLGIQGTVDEALYQLGLDIEELEELEEDAGLGNGGLGRLAACFLDSMATLGLAAYGYGIRYEYGIFAQKIENGEQQEEPDDWLRYGNPWEKARPEFMLPVNFYGKVVDTPEGKKWIDTQVVFAMPYDNPIPGYNNNVVNTLRLWSAKSPIDFNLRFFNSGDYIQAVLDRNVAENISRVLYPNDNFFEGKELRLRQEYFMCAATLQDIIRRYKSSKFGCRDAVRTTFDSLPDKVAIQLNDTHPALAIPELLRILVDIEKVPYDEAWKLVVKCCAYTNHTVLPEALERWHCSMLENVLPRHMELIYHINFLHLQEVAKRWPGDMDRLRRMSLIEEEGEKRVNMAHLCVVGSHAVNGVAAIHSDILKATVFRDFYEMWPEKFQNKTNGITPRRWLLLCNPGLSDLICDKVGDEWTVHLDQLQQLKKWAKDPAFQRAVMKVKQENKLRLAALIERDTGVKINPASMFDIQVKRIHEYKRQLLNILHVVTLYNRIKRDPGLAVTPRTVMIGGKAAPGYYIAKQIIALACAVGNTVNNDPDVGDKLKLIFLENYRVTLAERIMPAADLSEQISTAGTEASGTGNMKFMLNGALTIGTMDGANVEMAEEAGEGNMFIFGMRVNDVEDLQRKGYNAYEYYERNPELRQCIEQIRSGFFSPGEPGKFAHIADVLLHHDRFLHLADYDAYIEAQQKVSDVYQDQAKWAEMVIHNIASSGKFSSDRTIAEYARQIWGVEPTWEKLPAPHDTAA from the exons ATGAGTGTTCAATCAGATATAGAGAAGCGCAAGCAGATATCTGTACGAGGAATTGTTGCAGTTGAGAATGTAGCAGAGGTGAAAAAGGCGTTCAATCGTCATGTGCATTATACCTTGGTGAAAGACCGTAATGTTGCTACTCCGAGGGATTATTACTTCGCCTTGGCACACACTGTTAGGGATCACCTCGTCTCTCGCTGGATCAGAACTCAACAGTATTACTATGAGAAGGATCCTAAG CGTGTCTACTACTTGTCCTTGGAGTACTATATGGGCAGATCCCTTCAAAATACGATGATCAACTTGGGCATCCAAGGGACTGTGGACGAGGCCTTGTACCAATTGGGTTTAGATATTGAGGAGTTGGAAGAGTTGGAAGAGGATGCTGGTTTGGGCAATGGAGGCCTAGGAAGACTGGCAGCTTGCTTTTTGGACTCTATGGCTACTTTGGGCTTAGCAGCATATGGTTATG gTATAAGGTACGAATACGGCATCTTCGCCCAGAAAATTGAGAATGGCGAGCAACAGGAGGAGCCCGACGACTGGCTTCGCTACGGGAACCCCTGGGAGAAGGCAAGACCAGAGTTCATGTTGCCGGTCAACTTCTACGGCAAAGTGGTCGACACGCCCGAGGGAAAGAAATGGATAGATACACAG GTGGTGTTCGCGATGCCGTACGACAACCCGATCCCCGGGTACAACAACAATGTAGTCAACACGTTACGATTGTGGTCCGCTAAGAGTCCCATCGACTTCAATCTACGCTTCT TCAATTCTGGTGACTACATCCAAGCCGTGCTCGACCGCAACGTTGCTGAAAACATATCTCGGGTTTTGTACCCTAACGACAACTTCTTTGAAGGCAAGGAACTGCGTCTCCGGCAGGAATACTTTATGTGCGCTGCCACTCTGCAAGACATCATCCGTAGATACAAATCCTCCAAGTTCGGCTGCCGCGATGCCGTCCGAACTACCTTCGACAGTCTCCCTGACAAAgtagccatacaactgaatgaCACCCACCCAGCTCTGGCCATCCCTGAGCTGCTGAGAATTCTCGTCGACATCGAGAAAGTACCTTATGATGAAGCTTGGAAGCTAGTCGTCAAGTGCTGCGCTTACACCAACCACACCGTTCTCCCTGAAGCGCTCGAAAGGTGGCATTGCTCCATGTTGGAGAACGTTTTGCCGAGGCATATGGAGCTGATTTATCACATCAACTTCCTTCATTTACAAGAGGTCGCTAAGCGCTGGCCGGGCGACATGGATCGCCTGCGTCGCATGTCTCTTATCGAGGAGGAGGGCGAGAAACGCGTCAACATGGCGCATCTGTGCGTAGTAGGCTCTCACGCGGTCAACGGAGTGGCCGCGATACACTCTGATATCCTCAAGGCGACTGTTTTCCGCGACTTCTACGAGATGTGGCCCGAGAAGTTCCAGAacaagactaacggtattacTCCGCGTCGTTGGCTGCTGCTTTGCAACCCAGGTCTTTCTGATCTTATCTGCGACAAGGTCGGCGACGAGTGGACCGTGCACTTGGACCAGTTGCAGCAGCTGAAAAAGTGGGCGAAGGACCCGGCGTTCCAACGAGCGGTGATGAAGGTCAAGCAGGAGAATAAGCTGAGGTTGGCCGCTTTGATCGAGCGTGATACCGGCGTCAAAATTAATCCCGCCTCCATGTTTGATATCCAG GTGAAGCGTATCCACGAGTACAAACGTCAGTTGCTGAACATCCTGCACGTAGTCACGCTGTACAACCGCATCAAGCGAGACCCGGGCCTGGCTGTGACCCCGCGAACTGTCATGATTGGCGGCAAAGCGGCCCCTGGGTACTACATCGCCAAGCAGATCATCGCGCTTGCTTGTGCAGTCGGGAATACT GTGAACAATGACCCCGACGTGGGCGACAAGTTGAAACTGATCTTCCTGGAGAACTATCGTGTGACGCTCGCCGAGCGCATCATGCCCGCCGCCGACCTCAGCGAACAG atCTCTACAGCTGGTACAGAAGCTTCCGGCACTGGTAACATGAAATTCATGTTGAACGGTGCACTCACGATTGGCACCATGGACGGCGCCAACGTCGAGATGGCGGAGGAAGCCGGGGAAGGCAACATGTTCATATTCGGCATGAGAGTCAATGATGTCGAGGACTTGCAGAGGAAAGG TTACAACGCCTACGAGTACTATGAGCGCAATCCGGAACTGCGCCAGTGTATTGAGCAGATCCGCAGCGGTTTCTTCTCCCCGGGCGAGCCGGGCAAGTTCGCGCACATCGCTGACGTCCTGCTGCACCACGACCGGTTCCTGCACCTCGCCGACTACGACGCCTATATCGAGGCGCAGCAGAAAGTGTCGGACGTCTACCAG GACCAAGCCAAGTGGGCTGAAATGGTGATCCACAATATCGCGTCGTCCGGCAAGTTCTCATCCGACCGCACGATCGCAGAATACGCTCGTCAAATCTGGGGTGTGGAGCCGACCTGGGAAAAACTCCCCGCTCCCCATGACACCGCGGCCTAA
- the LOC106137394 gene encoding galectin-8 isoform X2: MTCVSCVKMDYGVEEGIPREFIEFDFAEDALEFETQLAEARDVKFTQALSEPLAIGSHIICTGTPSEDLPWFAINIGTGNLEAGRADIAVHFNVRMPQCYVVRNTRRHDKWGPEETTSFRLFPFKTDRPFTIEALVDEKETLWAVDGELYCSYTHRNPSPLGAAWVQVAGVRDAEINVTKTDNYPVLAPPTVEVPCRSYLGAPAQEEEPNWRNNVIATLKGGVPDGHQVVVSGRLRPLLHSFAIELTDAAREWPRPNVHVHVNVRAYDESQRDRQLVVLNAWLGGWGAERRQRTARLVPGTQTTFRLVRGPAEWSVYAEDVLIGELEHRASPQGVSALRLKGDLYPEQIYVCPFTNSPVETDHH; this comes from the exons ATGACATGTGTGAGCTGTGTTAAAATGGATTATGGAGTTGAGGAAGGGATTCCAAGggaatttattgaatttgattTCGCTGAAGATGCATTGGAGTTTGAG ACTCAATTAGCGGAGGCCCGCGACGTGAAGTTTACTCAAGCGTTATCGGAGCCCTTGGCGATAGGGTCTCATATAATATGCACAGGCACACCAAGCGAGGACTTGCCATG gTTTGCAATAAACATAGGCACTGGAAACTTGGAGGCGGGCCGCGCCGATATAGCTGTGCACTTTAACGTGCGCATGCCTCAGTGCTACGTCGTGCGCAACACGAGGAGACATGACAAATGGGGACCTGAAGAGACTACTTCTTTTAG GCTATTTCCGTTCAAAACGGACCGACCTTTTACGATAGAAGCGCTAGTAGACGAGAAGGAGACGTTATGGGCAGTGGACGGCGAGTTGTACTGTAGTTATACCCACCGCAACCCAAGCCCCTTGGGAGCCGCCTGGGTGCAAGTGGCCGGAGTACGGGACGCCGAAATCAATGTTACCAAGACTGATAACTATCCTGTGTTGGCACCGCCTACAGTTGAA GTTCCTTGCCGATCGTATTTAGGCGCGCCGGCACAAGAGGAGGAACCAAATTGGCGGAACAACGTTATAGCGACACTCAAAGGCGGCGTGCCTGATGGACATCAAGTAGTCGTCAGCGGAAG ATTGAGGCCACTCCTACATTCATTCGCCATTGAACTAACGGATGCCGCACGTGAATGGCCGCGTCCGAACGTACACGTGCATGTAAACGTGCGCGCGTACGATGAATCTCAGCGGGATAGGCAGCTGGTCGTGCTCAACGCGTGGCTCGGGGGCTGGGGCGCCGAGCGGAGACAGCGCACCGCCCGCCTCGTGCCCGGCACACag ACTACTTTCCGCCTGGTGCGTGGTCCAGCCGAGTGGTCAGTTTACGCAGAAGACGTTCTGATCGGAGAGTTGGAGCACCGCGCGTCTCCACAAGGGGTCTCCGCCCTCCGGCTCAAGGGTGACCTCTATCCGGAACAGATCTACGTGTGCCCCTTCACTAACTCGCCTGTCGAGACCGATCAtcactga
- the LOC106137394 gene encoding galectin-8 isoform X1: protein MVCGDRPCGCGAFCRRLFCRAQASEGTVEEESAPVTLTQLAEARDVKFTQALSEPLAIGSHIICTGTPSEDLPWFAINIGTGNLEAGRADIAVHFNVRMPQCYVVRNTRRHDKWGPEETTSFRLFPFKTDRPFTIEALVDEKETLWAVDGELYCSYTHRNPSPLGAAWVQVAGVRDAEINVTKTDNYPVLAPPTVEVPCRSYLGAPAQEEEPNWRNNVIATLKGGVPDGHQVVVSGRLRPLLHSFAIELTDAAREWPRPNVHVHVNVRAYDESQRDRQLVVLNAWLGGWGAERRQRTARLVPGTQTTFRLVRGPAEWSVYAEDVLIGELEHRASPQGVSALRLKGDLYPEQIYVCPFTNSPVETDHH from the exons ATGGTCTGTGGCGACAGACCGTGCGGCTGCGGCGCTTTTTGCCGCCGCTTGTTTTGCCGCGCGCAGGCCTCTGAGGGCACGGTTGAGGAAGAATCAGCCCCTGTCACCTTG ACTCAATTAGCGGAGGCCCGCGACGTGAAGTTTACTCAAGCGTTATCGGAGCCCTTGGCGATAGGGTCTCATATAATATGCACAGGCACACCAAGCGAGGACTTGCCATG gTTTGCAATAAACATAGGCACTGGAAACTTGGAGGCGGGCCGCGCCGATATAGCTGTGCACTTTAACGTGCGCATGCCTCAGTGCTACGTCGTGCGCAACACGAGGAGACATGACAAATGGGGACCTGAAGAGACTACTTCTTTTAG GCTATTTCCGTTCAAAACGGACCGACCTTTTACGATAGAAGCGCTAGTAGACGAGAAGGAGACGTTATGGGCAGTGGACGGCGAGTTGTACTGTAGTTATACCCACCGCAACCCAAGCCCCTTGGGAGCCGCCTGGGTGCAAGTGGCCGGAGTACGGGACGCCGAAATCAATGTTACCAAGACTGATAACTATCCTGTGTTGGCACCGCCTACAGTTGAA GTTCCTTGCCGATCGTATTTAGGCGCGCCGGCACAAGAGGAGGAACCAAATTGGCGGAACAACGTTATAGCGACACTCAAAGGCGGCGTGCCTGATGGACATCAAGTAGTCGTCAGCGGAAG ATTGAGGCCACTCCTACATTCATTCGCCATTGAACTAACGGATGCCGCACGTGAATGGCCGCGTCCGAACGTACACGTGCATGTAAACGTGCGCGCGTACGATGAATCTCAGCGGGATAGGCAGCTGGTCGTGCTCAACGCGTGGCTCGGGGGCTGGGGCGCCGAGCGGAGACAGCGCACCGCCCGCCTCGTGCCCGGCACACag ACTACTTTCCGCCTGGTGCGTGGTCCAGCCGAGTGGTCAGTTTACGCAGAAGACGTTCTGATCGGAGAGTTGGAGCACCGCGCGTCTCCACAAGGGGTCTCCGCCCTCCGGCTCAAGGGTGACCTCTATCCGGAACAGATCTACGTGTGCCCCTTCACTAACTCGCCTGTCGAGACCGATCAtcactga